TAAACTTGACTCGAAACTTTAGAAATTTCCAAAACTCGTGGAAAGTCGGACCATTGCATGGCTCTTGACATTTTACTCATCTTCATTGAAGAATGCGGCGTTGATGCAAGGATTGCGCTTGGGCATGGGGCTTGGCTTTGGTTGAGGAGGTGCCTTAATGATATTGTTGTCAATGAGGTCTTGGATAGTATGGCGAAGGCGGATGCAGTCGTTTGTGTTATGGCCTGGCATTTGATGGAAGATACAGAAGGTACCTAGGTTATGGGATGCTGAGGGCTTTATAGGTAGAGGAGCCTCCGAAAATTCTCCATGACGAGAGATACTATCCATGGTTCATAGTAAGTTCCAATCTGTCTTTGTCTGTCTCTGTCTCCCGTACTTTCCCATGTCTGTCTCTAGTTTCTATAATATTTAGGTAAGCAGGCAGCGGTGATTTATGGTTGCGGGGCATTCTCCTGGTAAATTACATTCTAGCATTTGCAGTTTACTTAAGCTGGAATCTTCCTTTCTTTGAATAGGACCTTGTTCTATCTTGATTTCGACTGTAAGACACCCATTGAAACTACTTCCTAAACATCATAAGATCTTCATTGTCCATTAATAAGCAGATAAGGGTACCCTAATAAAGGCACATGCATACTAATTGAAGTCTATTCCTTGCTAACCTTCCGAATGAGAGCTATTTTATTCATTCCTATATTGAATTTCCTAGTAGTTTGAATGCTTTTACATGCTGAATATCTTTCCCATCAAACTCATAACACAAGTAAGAAGTATGCATATCCATGTATGTAGGAGCATGGTCCTGTGTGGTACATAAGAATCATATAGGGCAAGCACTTTCTAGGACCAGCCTTGTTTCTACttctgctctcatcttgtgcttCTGATGTGTTGATGGTAGTTAGAGAATGGAGAGTTGAGTTCAAACTTGTCCCTACTGATTATGATTCCTGTTCTTGTTGAATATGTCATAGTTTTCATTGGATTACATCCAAACACTAAAATGCCAAAATTACTTTTGATAAGATTGTGTTGGCGCGATAGATGGAACCCACAAAGAAGCTTGGGTACCCAACGATATGCAAATTGCATTTCGTGGAAGAAAAACCACGAAAATGCAGAATATATTGGCTGTGTGTTCCTTCGGCATGAAGTTCACATTCGTGTACCCAGGTTGGGAAGGTAGCGCACACGACGGGCGTGTGTTCTTAGCAGCAACCACGAATCCGTCCTATATGTTCCCACACCTACCAGTCAGTAAGTAAAGATAAAATAAGATTGTTCTTATACTGTTTCCtttcttccccaaaattttGAACTAGACTCACACATGTTATTTATGGTTTAGATAAGTACTATGTCGTCGATTCTGGATACACCAACATGGTAGGGTATCTGGCTCCATACAAAGGACAAAGATATCACAGGGACCATTGGAATGGGGCTAATACAATATTCGCCACACCACAAGAGCTATTCAACTATAAGCACTCATCGTTGAGGAATGTAATCGAAAGATGCTTTGGGGTGTTGAAAGCGAGGTTTCCAATACTGAAGTCAATGCCAAGTTATAGCCCAGCCCGTCAGCCATCGATTGTTATGGCGTGTTGTGTTGTCCACAATATGATCGTAATCCACAAAAGGAGAGATGAATATTTCGATGGTTATATGGAAGCGGACGAATGGGAGGGAGATAgtgatgatgatggtggtggtgacggCCAAGTAGAGCTTGTCAACACGTCTCCTTAGAGTGTGCAAATGATGGGAAATAGGCGGGACGAAATGACTATTGCTATGTGGGATGCATATTGATTTTCATTCATAGGCCTTGTGTGTTTGATCGCATTTTTAACGTTGTACTTTAAAATGGTAGGGATTGTAATGTTATTTGTAGGACTTGTAATTTGAGGCCAATCTTCTATCCAAGTTATCTTTTCACCTGAAAGTTCAGATGTACGACCATTTTTTTTCACAAGTTTGGTCCTAATAGTACCCCATGGTATTGTTATCTTGAAGAAGCTATAAGGGTTTTTCTTAGGTGCCTGAGAACCATGACTCTACAAAATCTGGGGAGGagaaggaggtggtggtggactcttcttcttcttgtataAGTTCAGAAAAAGATGGTGTTTTATTGTGAAGTAAATGAACCAGGTGCTATCCAAGATTCTTCTTGTTCCAACGGCAGAGGAGGGAGAGGAGCAtcgtgtcacgccctcgattttcaacataaataataaacacttttaataaataaagtcctcgctgtaatacaaataataccccaaaagatctttttgttcactgttctcaaataaaattcaaatattacattCCAACTCGAAGGCcccaaatcatcaaaataccGATATCCTAGGgaaatattattacaatttacaaatactatctttccaaaaaaaaatgctctttcAGATCTTGTGCTATGAAATCCTTCTTGAATACCTTTTTAAAGGTTTGGTCACAAATACACAACATGAAtcgtacctgaaaataatagggtgagctacactagcccagtagggaaatctatacgcaagctatatgaaaatgcgatgaatcATACACCTAGACTGAGTGATGCGACGAGATACCACAAAGAAACGTGAGTTTTCCACCAcaaacgagcatactacaaccaggggatcataatttcataaaagtaTTCCTAACAGCTCATACATCAAACTAGAAGCATAAACCAACTCGAATTATCCTATTTAGGCAACAACTTATCCCCAACCGTCACTTGTCCATCGCtacgcaattactccattttgccTCGACCTATacgaatatgtgatgatcatgcaccaacagtggtaggtgagcaacattatatatgtacaacgaaCCCCAAGATGCTAATAACAATGAGTATATCTATCAGCAGAACAACACAAACATatcattggatttcctttttgaacataattgatttatctttcatttctcaagtattagccactccatgcaacaagaactagtttccttgatttgtaccgAACAAGAGGCTCAATGAGGAAGGATAGCAATCCAAGATACAGTTCAAAGTCAAACGACAAGCCAGACAttagattaacaactttatctctcttttcatttctcaagcaacacaggtcataagtctagctcaaccaatcaacaatgcgtgatatgtgatgcaaagcaatgcaccgggcaatgttgggccccgtaacccccgccaaggtccca
The sequence above is drawn from the Rhododendron vialii isolate Sample 1 chromosome 6a, ASM3025357v1 genome and encodes:
- the LOC131330383 gene encoding uncharacterized protein LOC131330383, whose product is MQIAFRGRKTTKMQNILAVCSFGMKFTFVYPGWEGSAHDGRVFLAATTNPSYMFPHLPVNKYYVVDSGYTNMVGYLAPYKGQRYHRDHWNGANTIFATPQELFNYKHSSLRNVIERCFGVLKARFPILKSMPSYSPARQPSIVMACCVVHNMIVIHKRRDEYFDGYMEADEWEGDSDDDGGGDGQVELVNTSP